Proteins encoded in a region of the Luteolibacter flavescens genome:
- a CDS encoding DUF262 domain-containing protein, which yields MSIIGTLNQIKSGEVVLPAIQREFVWTEDQIKGLLDSILRGYPVGIALLWETYEASPYREFIRDYQGGMRPVFKDSAPGQRLQLVLDGQQRLQSLYVAIFGSLDGRQLCFDVLSGRDSDDTSEHKFVFDFAKGDELKEWNGHSKSEMEEPADQREEGFVPYHGVKVSELFAMGPKSREAFIGKLCGDLTLSTEDQMRVRVNLATFDQMLTKDTSVMKLSIIDENLPHDSEERKTYMDVLEIFVRVNTGGTRLNRSDLIFSMLKLNWKESAEELPEFVDRINAGNSLGITTDFVIRCLFAVSDLGARFELDLLRKKSNVEKLRENFESCCQAIEAMVDFVTAHCWVQSSRLMGGSWPLVPLAYYFFRLDRHRIPNSEIAKVRRSFFQLAFSGVLSRWAESRISTLIRQDLKPLADQGANSFPEDRISARVHQWHGHSEIDQHLVWSNVALALHLVQGLNGGAVKHDDNLPEVDHIFPRATLRDEGVEEEMVNHFANFWILARGKNRNKSDKNPSDYFADVPDSEMGRALIPRELLDFAKYGDFIERRSNALVDAIRTKLACPPLANGRAN from the coding sequence ATGAGCATAATTGGAACCCTTAATCAGATTAAAAGCGGCGAGGTGGTACTGCCTGCGATCCAGCGTGAGTTCGTGTGGACCGAAGACCAGATCAAGGGACTGCTCGATTCTATCCTCCGGGGATATCCCGTTGGCATTGCTTTGCTTTGGGAAACCTACGAGGCCTCGCCATACCGCGAGTTCATCCGCGACTACCAAGGCGGCATGCGGCCGGTATTCAAGGACAGTGCGCCGGGTCAGCGGCTCCAACTGGTGCTGGACGGTCAGCAGCGTCTTCAATCGCTGTACGTGGCCATCTTCGGCAGCCTGGATGGCAGGCAGCTTTGTTTCGATGTCCTGAGTGGACGCGATAGTGACGATACTTCCGAGCACAAGTTCGTCTTCGACTTCGCAAAAGGCGACGAATTGAAGGAATGGAACGGGCATTCGAAGTCCGAGATGGAGGAGCCGGCGGATCAACGGGAGGAGGGCTTCGTCCCCTACCATGGCGTGAAGGTTTCAGAGCTGTTTGCGATGGGACCTAAGTCGCGCGAGGCGTTTATTGGTAAGCTTTGTGGAGACTTGACTCTGTCGACAGAAGACCAGATGCGAGTTCGGGTGAATCTCGCCACCTTCGATCAAATGCTGACGAAGGATACCAGTGTGATGAAGCTCTCGATCATCGACGAGAACCTTCCCCACGACAGCGAGGAACGGAAGACCTACATGGACGTGTTGGAGATCTTCGTTCGCGTGAACACTGGGGGAACCCGTCTCAATCGATCCGATTTAATTTTCAGCATGCTAAAGCTGAACTGGAAGGAGTCGGCGGAGGAGCTTCCCGAATTCGTCGATCGCATCAACGCCGGAAATTCGCTTGGCATCACCACGGACTTCGTCATCAGGTGTCTATTCGCGGTCTCAGATCTCGGAGCCAGGTTCGAGTTGGATTTGCTTCGTAAGAAGTCCAACGTCGAGAAGCTGCGGGAGAACTTTGAGAGCTGTTGCCAGGCGATCGAAGCGATGGTGGATTTTGTCACCGCTCATTGTTGGGTTCAGTCGAGCCGCCTCATGGGTGGTTCCTGGCCGCTGGTGCCTTTGGCTTACTACTTCTTCCGTTTGGATAGGCACCGAATTCCGAACAGTGAAATAGCAAAGGTTCGCCGGTCGTTCTTCCAGCTAGCCTTCTCCGGGGTGCTCTCACGCTGGGCAGAGAGTCGGATTAGCACCCTAATTCGGCAGGACCTGAAGCCGCTTGCCGATCAAGGTGCGAACTCGTTTCCCGAAGACCGAATCTCGGCGAGAGTTCATCAGTGGCATGGTCACAGCGAGATCGACCAGCATCTAGTTTGGTCCAACGTCGCTCTGGCGCTTCACTTGGTCCAAGGCTTGAACGGCGGAGCAGTGAAGCATGACGACAATCTTCCGGAAGTGGATCACATTTTCCCCCGGGCGACTCTTCGAGACGAAGGCGTTGAGGAGGAGATGGTAAACCACTTCGCGAACTTCTGGATCCTCGCCCGTGGCAAGAACCGAAACAAAAGTGACAAGAACCCTTCAGATTATTTCGCCGATGTACCAGACAGCGAGATGGGTCGCGCCCTGATTCCAAGGGAGCTGTTGGATTTCGCGAAGTACGGCGATTTCATTGAACGGCGATCGAACGCACTCGTCGACGCGATCCGAACGAAACTGGCCTGTCCACCCTTGGCGAACGGACGCGCCAACTGA
- a CDS encoding phospholipase D family protein: MPPSKETPSYSPLDLITKGSWDHALFTTYSLSLSFYETQLHKLGLARNGCRDIRIVADADGYQLSLSERQSHRVGNEYRLTPAALPNGVFHPKFIWLAGKQIDLVLLGSGNLTFGGFGRNVECLDQFRSDRHQATFGEMRGLLKAWSARADLRFSEQNWLDFWIDRATRISAGSQASEPTFPKLLHSTDEPIGVQLAKYLADRGQVTEVRSLSPFYDPDGDGIITFAELIGAPKLSIGLLPGRDESSTFPFTRNRPTSVEIQAARFPAPEDGRILHAKVIEIHLADGTSLLLTGSVNATRKSLLTADNIETALLRHATAADDSPFGWAPAEIPAAFKTSKFTKAGLGTRVIVSGRLTPEGLLKGRLLSTSDPQGTWDATLQRIDGTFTNLSITVDSEGEFSDSVEQLELFQDAAGLQLHVSKDQRSGSGWVSVEGLLLAARRGFLSPATLMKLLGTDPDESDEAELLRYLANSAHRHLPAFASPIQRRSERGGRKTDVDQGVTRSEVPIGTLLLGESSESPDSPDAKDRAEETMLNIFMHRIRANLLRPRLNEEDVQELDEIADDKAAERQQKERERTRKHLVVSLRDFQDKLQQLVTELPSGDERSAALCMWLEVAFPLLLKRLDEPDEAESFLRRWLSLAISGQRHSNSTDVLSGHILSSLLVVAATVIEREDGSPSAGRALGRLHEQMESFCEDAPPGELCELLGILLPEEAPLTAGLLKSLPGAPALSEALAAVLGTPTPRQQLRAIREASSSDVLKVAELPILSLPAGQQLRNQCASGRHPEIKDLAPGRENCPHCYLKIPSAALHEIRRDRLGICRSCHKYLLASL; the protein is encoded by the coding sequence GTGCCACCCAGCAAAGAAACTCCTTCCTACAGTCCTCTCGATCTCATCACCAAGGGAAGTTGGGACCATGCGCTGTTCACCACCTATTCCCTGAGCCTCAGCTTCTACGAGACCCAGCTTCACAAGCTTGGCCTTGCTCGCAACGGTTGCCGGGACATCCGGATTGTTGCGGATGCGGACGGCTACCAGCTTAGTCTGAGCGAAAGGCAATCCCACCGTGTCGGGAACGAGTACCGGCTCACCCCGGCCGCTCTGCCGAACGGGGTTTTTCACCCCAAGTTCATCTGGCTGGCAGGGAAGCAAATCGACCTGGTCCTTCTCGGTAGCGGCAACCTTACATTCGGCGGATTCGGCAGGAACGTTGAATGCCTCGACCAGTTCCGATCGGATCGACACCAGGCAACGTTCGGCGAGATGCGAGGGCTCCTGAAGGCTTGGTCGGCTCGCGCGGACCTGCGGTTCTCCGAGCAGAACTGGCTCGATTTCTGGATCGATAGGGCAACCCGGATTTCCGCAGGATCGCAGGCGTCTGAGCCGACGTTTCCCAAACTTCTCCACTCGACGGACGAACCCATCGGGGTGCAACTCGCCAAATACTTGGCGGATCGGGGGCAAGTCACCGAGGTCCGGTCGCTCTCTCCCTTCTACGACCCCGACGGCGACGGGATCATCACCTTCGCCGAGTTGATCGGTGCACCAAAGCTCTCGATCGGGCTGTTGCCGGGGCGGGACGAGAGTTCCACGTTTCCGTTCACTCGAAACCGGCCAACGTCCGTCGAGATTCAAGCAGCACGCTTCCCCGCACCGGAAGATGGACGGATCCTTCATGCCAAGGTCATCGAGATTCACTTGGCGGATGGCACTTCGCTTCTCCTGACCGGAAGCGTCAACGCCACCAGGAAGTCGCTGCTCACCGCCGACAACATCGAAACCGCCCTTCTACGCCACGCCACTGCCGCGGACGACTCGCCTTTCGGTTGGGCTCCAGCGGAAATCCCGGCTGCATTCAAGACCTCCAAGTTCACCAAAGCCGGACTTGGCACCCGGGTGATCGTCTCCGGGCGCTTGACCCCGGAAGGCCTCCTCAAAGGCCGACTGCTCTCGACCTCCGATCCACAGGGAACTTGGGATGCAACCTTGCAGCGGATTGATGGCACTTTCACCAATCTTTCGATCACGGTGGATTCTGAAGGCGAGTTCTCGGATTCGGTGGAACAGCTTGAACTGTTTCAGGATGCCGCCGGACTCCAGCTTCACGTGTCCAAGGACCAGAGGAGCGGATCGGGCTGGGTAAGCGTGGAGGGACTTCTTCTAGCCGCGCGACGGGGCTTCCTGAGTCCGGCCACACTCATGAAGTTGCTCGGCACGGATCCCGACGAAAGCGACGAGGCCGAATTGCTTCGGTATCTCGCGAACTCTGCCCATCGTCACCTTCCCGCATTTGCGTCACCCATCCAACGCCGGTCGGAACGCGGAGGGAGAAAAACCGATGTCGACCAGGGAGTAACGAGATCGGAAGTACCCATCGGAACGCTCCTCCTCGGGGAATCGTCCGAGAGTCCAGACTCACCGGACGCCAAGGACCGCGCCGAGGAGACGATGCTGAACATCTTCATGCACCGCATCCGCGCCAACCTCCTTCGGCCGAGGCTGAACGAAGAGGACGTGCAGGAGCTGGACGAGATCGCCGACGACAAGGCAGCCGAACGGCAACAAAAGGAGCGCGAGCGAACCCGTAAGCACCTCGTCGTCTCCCTCCGTGACTTTCAGGACAAGCTTCAGCAGCTTGTCACGGAACTACCTTCTGGTGACGAGCGATCTGCCGCACTATGCATGTGGCTCGAAGTTGCCTTCCCGCTGCTGCTCAAGCGTCTCGACGAGCCCGACGAGGCTGAGTCGTTCCTGAGGCGATGGCTCTCCCTGGCAATCTCAGGCCAGCGACATTCAAACAGCACCGATGTCCTCTCCGGCCACATCCTGTCCTCCCTGCTTGTCGTCGCCGCCACCGTGATCGAACGGGAGGACGGCTCACCTTCCGCTGGCAGAGCCCTCGGCCGGCTGCACGAGCAGATGGAATCGTTCTGCGAAGACGCTCCGCCCGGGGAACTTTGTGAGCTACTCGGGATCTTGCTTCCTGAGGAAGCTCCGCTGACCGCTGGGCTCCTGAAGTCGCTCCCGGGAGCACCCGCCCTGTCCGAGGCACTTGCCGCCGTTCTTGGCACCCCCACACCGCGCCAGCAGCTTCGGGCGATCCGCGAAGCATCCTCCTCCGATGTTCTGAAAGTGGCGGAACTCCCCATTCTCAGTCTTCCCGCCGGACAGCAGCTGAGAAACCAGTGTGCTTCGGGACGGCATCCGGAAATCAAGGATCTCGCGCCGGGAAGGGAGAACTGCCCTCATTGTTACTTGAAAATCCCCTCTGCAGCGCTTCACGAGATCCGCCGGGACCGTCTCGGCATCTGCCGCTCCTGCCACAAGTATCTCCTCGCCAGCCTCTGA
- a CDS encoding PD-(D/E)XK nuclease family protein, with protein sequence MPLSVRPPIQALPSYSLTSDLLGFLRCGLQYRYTRIGNLPSSHPVQLWFGQFIHAVLEESYRQMKEGKKPVPPWPQADLVEIMDRIDRRLAARNIRCWNKDSEVLGRARATAAVNELGPVLFPLINQAEVRVRGARPLPDAVKKLISRDIERYEMLGVIDVVTEIELFKNPKLRGNKLLELVVEDLPKAPPPEFEVIVDYKGMKRPDLDPKGTSFKEIYDWQVHTYAHLRGLLTTKDVIAGVLVYLNELVPTKTDFFALRKACKARSRDVLLPKPGSADEDTLLNWKAKHDGDEPPLLSFDFRLSRAIRVVPINEDSIQKSLAAFDKTVGEIEVCIANEAKATTKKLMSSWPRNSSHEPTCEACDSKTYCPDYGAITCPRVPGVKP encoded by the coding sequence ATGCCTCTCTCCGTCCGCCCTCCCATTCAAGCGTTGCCGTCCTACAGTCTGACGAGCGACCTGCTCGGTTTCCTGCGATGCGGCTTGCAGTACCGATACACACGGATCGGAAACCTGCCGTCCTCCCACCCGGTTCAGCTCTGGTTCGGTCAGTTCATTCATGCCGTGCTGGAGGAGAGCTACCGGCAGATGAAGGAGGGCAAGAAGCCGGTTCCGCCGTGGCCGCAGGCGGATCTGGTTGAGATCATGGACCGGATTGATCGGAGGCTGGCTGCTCGGAACATCCGCTGTTGGAACAAGGACTCGGAGGTCTTGGGCCGGGCACGTGCCACAGCCGCGGTGAACGAGCTGGGACCGGTTCTGTTTCCCCTGATCAACCAAGCTGAGGTCAGGGTGCGCGGTGCGCGGCCGCTCCCGGATGCCGTGAAGAAGCTGATCAGCCGGGACATCGAACGCTACGAGATGCTCGGCGTGATCGACGTGGTTACCGAGATTGAGCTTTTCAAGAATCCCAAGCTGAGGGGAAACAAGCTTCTTGAGCTGGTGGTGGAGGATCTGCCGAAAGCACCTCCGCCGGAGTTCGAGGTGATCGTGGACTACAAGGGCATGAAACGCCCCGACCTCGATCCGAAGGGGACCTCATTCAAGGAGATCTACGATTGGCAGGTTCACACCTACGCCCACCTCCGAGGATTGCTCACGACCAAGGACGTGATTGCCGGCGTGCTGGTTTACCTGAACGAGCTTGTGCCCACCAAGACCGACTTCTTTGCGCTCCGCAAGGCCTGCAAGGCGAGGAGCCGGGACGTGCTGCTCCCGAAGCCTGGATCTGCCGACGAGGACACGCTGCTAAACTGGAAGGCGAAGCATGACGGTGATGAACCTCCGTTGCTGTCGTTCGACTTTCGACTGTCCCGGGCAATCCGGGTGGTGCCGATCAACGAGGACTCGATCCAGAAGTCGCTTGCCGCCTTCGACAAGACTGTCGGCGAAATCGAAGTGTGCATTGCCAACGAAGCGAAGGCGACCACCAAGAAGCTCATGTCGAGCTGGCCGCGAAACTCTTCCCATGAGCCAACGTGTGAGGCCTGCGACTCCAAGACCTACTGCCCGGACTATGGAGCAATCACCTGCCCTCGGGTCCCGGGAGTGAAGCCCTGA
- a CDS encoding DEAD/DEAH box helicase — MLSFSGFLKALNEVGRKPNPNQQLAVEAAKDAPLFVVAGPGTGKTATLTMRMLKLVFVDQVEPKGILATTFTKKAAAELRSRVLGWGYGVQEWLLEHGGLSRMDRMWVERVDINQIRTGTIDSICEELLRDFRDPGTDPPILADEFVAETLMLRHGMFGASGQRRYQDPDLDEFLCSARGTGRYGWHVGSKTELVRTMWDRRHHDQLDWMAWVKSGSTKEEVAARKVLDEALDDYAVELSKRLMVDFSQLEQTVLDRLRAGGFKEFTDELQVVLVDEYQDTNLLQESLYFELAKRCDGALTVVGDDDQSLYRFRGATVDLFSNFASRYQSVGGFAKVPTPVFLNANYRSTSTIIGFVNDYARLDREYQAVRVAGKPKLKNPKAGEEEDFPILGMFRRTLDELAEDLASFIHKVTRGGGYKLPDGKVIQVDRKNGGDVGDLALLCSSPREVNAAGDSRLPMVLKDELLAQKEPIPTFNPRGQDFASIGIVQLLGGLLLCCLDRDGDAEDAAGKGLGRETRSTFGQWATLAEDWLKGTAVVPRVATKADTRLNHYVSHWADRKPDKSGAKWPTYVSCIELLYDLVHWLPELHDDPEGQVYLEVFARQLGAAEQVSGFKAQVITNPADAKLSKTSVGHLLLYFLAPIAEGSAKVDEELMDAFPRDRLSILSIHQSKGLEFPLVIVDVGSDFKASSKFPKGHFANAFKRFPRQPGTPHNLEDLMRPHSPLKTLKRDPIDRAFDDLFRQFFVAFSRPEEVLLLVGLDGSHPDRGTIRNVATGWDRDEQNHWAGKVPFFDI; from the coding sequence ATGCTGTCTTTTTCGGGATTTCTGAAGGCGCTGAACGAGGTCGGTCGAAAACCGAACCCAAACCAGCAACTTGCCGTGGAAGCGGCGAAAGACGCTCCGCTTTTTGTCGTAGCAGGCCCGGGAACCGGCAAGACGGCGACACTGACGATGCGGATGCTGAAGCTGGTGTTCGTGGACCAGGTGGAACCGAAGGGCATTCTGGCGACGACCTTCACCAAGAAGGCGGCGGCCGAACTAAGGTCGCGGGTGCTCGGCTGGGGCTATGGCGTGCAGGAGTGGTTGCTAGAGCATGGCGGCCTGAGCCGGATGGACCGAATGTGGGTAGAGAGGGTCGATATCAACCAGATCCGAACCGGAACGATCGACAGCATCTGCGAGGAGCTTCTGCGGGACTTCCGCGACCCGGGGACCGACCCGCCGATTCTTGCCGACGAGTTCGTCGCCGAAACCCTGATGCTGAGGCACGGGATGTTCGGTGCCAGCGGCCAACGGAGGTATCAGGACCCGGACCTCGATGAGTTTCTCTGCTCCGCCCGCGGCACCGGCCGATACGGATGGCACGTCGGGAGCAAGACCGAGCTGGTCCGAACCATGTGGGACCGTCGCCACCACGACCAACTGGATTGGATGGCTTGGGTGAAGTCCGGCTCCACGAAGGAAGAAGTGGCCGCGAGAAAGGTGCTGGACGAAGCGCTCGACGATTACGCGGTAGAGCTTTCCAAGAGACTGATGGTGGACTTTTCCCAGTTGGAGCAGACGGTGCTCGATCGCTTGAGAGCCGGAGGCTTCAAGGAGTTCACCGACGAACTCCAGGTAGTGCTGGTCGACGAGTATCAGGACACGAACCTGCTTCAAGAGAGCCTCTATTTCGAGCTAGCCAAGCGCTGCGATGGAGCGCTGACCGTGGTGGGTGACGACGACCAGAGTCTTTATCGGTTCCGCGGCGCGACCGTGGACCTGTTCAGCAACTTTGCGAGCCGCTACCAGTCGGTCGGCGGCTTCGCCAAAGTCCCGACCCCGGTGTTCCTCAACGCCAACTACCGGTCCACCAGCACGATCATCGGCTTCGTCAATGACTACGCGAGGCTTGACCGTGAGTATCAGGCGGTCCGGGTGGCCGGAAAGCCGAAGTTGAAGAATCCGAAAGCGGGTGAGGAGGAGGACTTCCCCATTCTCGGGATGTTCCGCCGAACCCTTGATGAGCTTGCGGAGGATCTGGCATCATTCATCCATAAGGTAACGCGAGGTGGGGGCTATAAGCTGCCGGATGGGAAGGTCATCCAGGTGGACCGGAAGAACGGCGGAGACGTCGGGGATCTCGCGCTGCTGTGCAGTTCTCCTCGCGAAGTGAATGCCGCCGGCGATTCGCGCCTTCCCATGGTGCTGAAGGACGAGCTCCTCGCGCAGAAGGAACCGATTCCGACATTCAACCCTCGCGGGCAGGACTTCGCGTCCATTGGGATCGTGCAACTGCTCGGAGGACTGCTGCTCTGTTGCCTGGATCGGGATGGGGATGCGGAGGATGCGGCCGGGAAAGGCTTGGGACGCGAGACCCGCTCGACGTTTGGACAATGGGCGACGCTCGCCGAAGACTGGCTCAAGGGCACGGCAGTTGTCCCAAGGGTCGCAACGAAGGCGGATACCAGGCTGAACCACTACGTCAGCCATTGGGCCGACCGGAAGCCGGACAAGTCCGGGGCGAAGTGGCCGACCTACGTCTCGTGCATTGAGCTTCTCTACGACCTGGTTCACTGGCTCCCCGAGCTTCATGACGACCCGGAGGGGCAGGTGTATCTCGAGGTCTTCGCCCGGCAGCTTGGTGCGGCGGAGCAGGTGAGCGGCTTCAAAGCCCAGGTGATCACCAATCCGGCGGACGCCAAGCTCTCGAAGACTTCGGTGGGCCACCTCCTCCTGTATTTCCTCGCACCTATCGCCGAAGGTTCGGCCAAGGTTGACGAAGAGCTGATGGACGCGTTCCCCCGGGACCGGCTGAGCATTCTCTCCATCCATCAAAGCAAGGGGCTTGAGTTCCCGCTGGTGATTGTCGATGTCGGCTCGGATTTCAAAGCTTCATCCAAGTTCCCGAAGGGGCACTTCGCTAATGCCTTCAAACGGTTTCCCCGGCAGCCGGGAACTCCGCACAATCTGGAGGACCTGATGAGGCCCCACAGCCCGCTGAAGACATTGAAGCGGGATCCGATCGATCGGGCCTTCGACGATCTTTTCCGGCAGTTCTTCGTCGCCTTCAGCAGGCCGGAGGAAGTGTTGCTGCTTGTGGGACTCGATGGTTCCCACCCGGATCGTGGAACCATCCGAAACGTGGCCACCGGCTGGGACCGCGATGAGCAAAACCACTGGGCCGGAAAGGTGCCGTTCTTCGATATTTGA